TTTGTTTTaggttaattttaaaaaatggttgcttgttaggaaaaCATGACAAGCAACTTcgtttctttacatttatgtttttttttccaatatattgTTGATACTGTCTGCTTGCAGCTAACAGCCAATaagtgcaataataaaagtgCTGTAGTAATTCGTCATCGCACATCGCACCCCCTCCTCCTTCTCATTGAAGTAAAAATGTGTTAGCATGCAGACATGTCAGGTTGTAATCCAAGCAATGATTTTTAGTAGATGTAATAGTATAGATGTTTAGTAcatgacaaacaacaaaaaaattacatcacgCCTTTACTACTATTAtcaatcaaaagaaaataaatccttAAAACAACAACCATTCAGTTTTCACTGGTTAAAATGCTAATCCTTGATATCAGGAATTGGGTTTTTACTAGTCACAAtggctatttttgatatcaggaattacatttccactagtaaaaatttaaatgcttgATATCAAGAATGACATCATCATTCACAGAAATAGaaattcttgatttaaaaaattgaatttcAACCAGTTAAAACTATCATTCTTGATatctgtaattgtaattttactagttaaatgtcaccataggctgccattcaaattcaattgttgatatcaagaattgatTTCTTCTTAGTTCAAATTCCAATTTCACATATCAGAAAtgcaattcttactagtaaaaacctttatttttgatttcagtAATTGCTTGGTTACTAGTGAAAATGTATATTCTTGATATAAACAACTGAATTGCTACTagtaaaaatgctcatttttgaTATCAATAATTTGATTTTCACTGGTGAcagtgttaaagggttagttcacccaaaattgaaaattgtcattaattactcaccctcaagtcgttctaAACCCATAGGACCGCcgttcatcttaggaacacaaattaagatatttttgattaattctgagagctctctgaccctccacagacagcagTGTAATTAAAATTCTTGATTTCAAACGGACatcataatgatttaaaacagaaagaatatgAGTTTTTAACAACACAAAACTCATTATTTAACGGAGGTCTTAAgtgtttagaacaacatgagggtgagtaattaatgaaagaattttcatttttgggtgaacttaccctttaatttctgatatcatgaatgtgattgttaccagatatacatttttagataTCAGAAATAGGCTTAGAAATGTACCAATTGAACTGATGTTGCAGGcttatttattgataataaacaattgataataaataatagaccaaaaataaaataccatttctGCATGGGTATTTGAGAGTTAAATTCaattttaccatataaaatatcttctttaaatctttttaatgtaTCATCCAATCATATGTATAGTGTActataataaattaagtaaaattatgtCAGACTCAGACTCCTTGTAAAGAACCTAATGAAGAtgaaaaaacatcttcatttacCTGACAGgacacttttgattcattttacattattcattataagtattaatattaattaataacaccagctaaaagaaaaagaatcagtagtagtagtagtattcatCGTAGTAGAAGGAGAATGAAAATTTTGACACATTTATATAATCTTACTGCAGTGTTTCCAGTTTACAGTAAGTATCCTTCAGTCCATCAGacagcagcttcactcctgagtctccaAGGTTATTCTtagacagattcagttctctcaggtgtgaggggtttgatctcagagctgaagtcagatcAACACAACCTTTATCAGTGACTCCACAATCATACAACCTGTAGAGATTAAAGAACATGAATGATGAACTGACACCAGatgcaattaaagaaaaaaattgaaaatacagacagtaaaacatacatataaacataattCAAGGGCAAACAGACACTGTTAAAGTTGCTGTTTGCTGTCAGTTTTGATCCCCCTCTCATTCAATCCTTCATCACGTCTCACACACTGACCTCTACAATCATCagctctcacacagacacacacaagtcTGCATCAGCTGCTTTAGCAAGTGTGCAGTTTCACAGTCACACACCTCTCCTGGGGCCTCATGTATAAAACTTTGCGTAGATTTCATCCTTAAAGTGTGCAATGCACAAAAGATAGATTTAGCTTTTTCACAAAaagcaaaactgacaaaaatctGTTTTCAGTATTAACTATAAGCATTATTCTCACCACACCATTCGCAACAGGGATGTGCCAAAGTTTTAATTCTCACTAAAAGCAATCTGTAATGACTCTGCTGCTTCAGATCCAGTCCGAGGTTTCCATTTCTTGTTCGCACCCATGCTCTATTCTCACCATCGTGGCAACTTTCATTTTACATTCCAGTCTATGGTGAATCTGCAGAAACTCCTCTACAgggctttttatttgtttgttttattgataaTGTTTTGCTCCTTTCCTGCTGATTCAAACTGTTGTCTGTGTTACAGAATGGACAAGCGGACTAGTGAAGTGACCAGTGctgaatatttaattgtatattaacatatttctgcctttcatgattaaataaatgtcagcAGAATTGGTGTGGAAGCAAGCAAAAAAATATAGACAAATATATTGGTGTATATTGTCATCATGGGCTGTGAATGATAGACTTACACAAGCTTGTTAATACAGGACATGTCCACACAGAACTCAGCAGACAACACTTTCGGACACAAAAATGATCTAATCTTTTGCAATAGACATTTATTCACATCAAAATGAATGGAGTAATTTTTAAATGGTATGTCATTTTTCTATAATAAAAGTCTAAAGCAGTGATTGCCAAGCAGGGGTACTCAAAATAGATATGCTGCCAGCTATTGGCAAATATTGGCCCTTAATGGAAAAGgtaatttttcataatgttggaAAGACCACAGAAGGGGGTTATGATTGTGATCAGGCCAGGATGTGAAATTAACAGTAGGCTACTACACTACTGCAGCGTGTGGCCTACAGTAGCTACTGTGTCATCAGACCTATTCAGACTGAATAATGGACTCTTTGTCCAAAACAACACCACCtacaattaaataatcaaaacataacATGCAACAACACAGCAATCATTCAAACGTAGGATGCAGCAGCACATCCattaccaatatttttatttataccttAAATTCATATAATTCTGGATGATGGTGTCATGTGATTTGTGTGCTTACCTCCATACATGCGAAACATACATTAAATCTAAATGTGTACATCAAATCTattgtttacatctatttttaatgagtcccttgctacctcggtggttcccacctccttcaaaaaaactgtcatcatccctgtgcctaagaacaataacccctcttgcctgaatgactatcgtccggTTGCCCTCACGTcaacagtcatgaaggtctttgagaaacttataaagaacaacatttgctcctccatccctgatactttggaccctcttcaccCCAATAGATACACTGAAGAttccatctctcacatcctgcactcttctctcatgcacattgacagcagcaatgggaactatgtaagaCTGCTATTCATcaactatagctcagctttcaatactatagtccccatcacactagcttctaaactcatggacctcagcctgaattcttcactatgcaactggattcttgatttcctcaccggcagacctcaagtggtgaaagtaggccagtacacCTCCAACTTCATCACCCTGAATGTGGGAGCTCCACAGGACTGTGTTTTGAGTCCCccgctctactctctctacacaaatgactgcgtgtcttcccacagctccacatctattatcaaatttgctgatgatactgtggttctgggcctcatttccaacaacaatgaagccgcatacttggatgaggtaaagaaactcacatcatggtgccacgtcaattgtctctctatgaatgtgagtaaaagcTAAcgagctgattgtggacttcaggaagagacagcagcagccttaCACTCCTCTCATGATCAGctggacccctgtggagagggtgagcagcttcaagtacctcgtgtagacatctcagaggacctgacttggactacccacattcaaacacaggttaagaaagccaaagactgtaccatctgcatcagctgagaaaattcagggtctcaccagcaatcctgaaaactttctattcaggggccatagaaagcgtattgactcagtgtatatcagtgtggtatgggaacagctccagtcatgactgcaaagccctgcagagagttgtgcacatagcagagcgcatctcagggtctgctctcccctctctgcaggacatctacctcaaacactgcaaaagcagagctgttaaaatcattaaagacacaaatcaccctggtaactctcttttcattttgctgccatctggtaagcgcttctgtagcctgatggcaaaaactgagagacttaggaggagcttcttcccccaggccatcaggctcctaaactcaaactcagtctcttaaccTCTACATGACtccacttaattatcagtaagatactgaatatactgatattgacacttgcacacagcaatttctataatttgaatttttattttcttttttacctctattgctgctatgcaaataccctgtacaacctgtttgcacattctcctcttgtacattcctgctcatcttaatatttattaagtctataGTATACTGtcctggacatttttttttataagcatcttattttattcttatttttttatcttactttttccatattttttttttttttatatataattttaataatttcacattccaTAAAAATTACACTCACCACACAGCGGACCTGACCAAAATCTCACCACATTACAAatcatctcaaaaaaaaaaatcatgagacaatgaaaaaattaaaacacaaaaaatggaaaacagagtttaaaattaTTCTGTTTCCTTTAATACTTCAATCACACCAGTATAAGAGCATGTGGCAGCTTGCATGGCAGTGCGCACATTTTCACATCAAGTTTGCTTCTTATGAATCTTATCATGAACATGTAACATTTTTGTGCATACGCGACATTATTACATGAGGCCACAGGTCTTGACAGTGATTTTGTGAACATTTCTCCTTTTGATTTTTGGTAAAAAGCACATGCTAAAATCAtgaatgttatcatgtttatcagtgtgtcagtgtgacttactgaactgatctggattctttaatCACAGGCAGCAGCTTCAAAATAACTTCATCTGCTGTATTTTGGGATCCAATAAACTTTTTTAGAACAAAAACATCCATCTCCTGCTCTGATGTCAGCAACACATAAACCAGAGCTGACCACTGTGAAGAGGAGAGTCTggtttctcttatttttttagaTGTCAAATAATCTTGGATCTCCTGCATCAGTGAATCatcacccagttcattcagacagtggaacagattgatggatctctctggagaGCGATTCTCCATGATTTTCTGTTTGATGTACTGAACTGTTTCCTCTTTGTTGTAAGAGCATCTTCCTGTCCGTGTCAGTAGTTCTCGTAAGAGAGTCTGATTGGACTCCAATGAGAGACCCACTAGAAAACGCAGGaaaagatccagatgtccattcTTACTCTGTAAAGCCTCATCCACAGCTTTCCGATGCATCTCTGATAATGAAACATATTTTCTCAGGTTTAAAATCTCAGACAATaaactttcttttgttttttcaaacagaTTTATGTTGTTGGTAAAGAAGTGTGcatatagagctgctagatgttcTTGGATggtcagatgaacaaagcagaagactttcccTTGATTCAAGCCTGACTCCTCACcgaagatctgagtgcacaaccctgagtacactgatgcttctgtctcatcaatgccacactctctcatgtcttcctcatagaagatcaggttgCCTTTCACAAGCTGCTCAAAAGCCAGTTTCCCTAGTCTGAGTATCATGTCTTTATCTTTGACTTTTGTCTCATAGTCCTTCTCatgtttgatgttggtctgaatgatcaggaagtgtgtgtacatttgagtgagagtcttgggaatctctccaGTCTCTGCTCGACTCAACATCTTCTCCAGAACagtggctgagatccagcagaacactgggatgtggcacatgatgaagaggctccttgatgacttcaggtgtgagatgaCTTTATTggccagactctgatcactgattctcttcctgaagtattcctccttcaGTGGCTCATTGAAGCCACGTACCTCTGTCACTCGGTGGACACACTCAGAGGGAATGAGATCAGCTGCTGcaggtctggaggtgatccagatgagagcagagggaagcagattccccacaatgaGGTTGATCAGCAGCTCGTCCACTGAGGCTGATTCACTTACATCACACAACCTCACATCGCTCTGAAAATccagagacagacgacactcGTCCAGACCATCAAAaatgaacaacactttatattcatcactggatatttccatttgttttgtttcagggaaaaagttataaagaagatctgaaagactgagtgttttgtccttcatcaAGTTGAgctctctgaaaggaagtggaaatatgagctggacatCCTGATTCTCTTTTCCTTCAGCCCAGTCCacaatgaacttctgcacagaaacagtttttccaatgccagcgactccctttgtcagcacagttctgatggctttGTCTTGTCTAGGTAAAGGTCTAAAGATGTTATTGTATTTGATTGGTGTGTCCTCTGTTGCTGTTCTCCTGGAAtgtgtctcaatctgtctcacctcatgctcattaTTGATCTCTCCACTTtcactctctgtgatgtagagctctgtgtagatctcattcaggagTGTTGGGTTTCCCTGTGTCGCTGTTCCTTCACACAGACACTGAAACTTCTTCAGCAGATTTAATCTGAAAGTGCTTTGGTCCAGTTGAGagtcaaaaatggaaaataaaataacagattacAACATTAAAGaagtaaaagtgacagtaaagcaaATAAACAAGCGTTAATCTATTAATCTATTCATCTAAACCATGTCTACACCAGACATGACAAAAGCAAATATTACTCttgacccttttcacaagactgtaaTGACACATTTAAcagtcatcagcatcgtaaatcctcgAAAGTTCttcatatgtatattaaaaaaaaaaaaatatgtacatttataattctttctattctttgtattatatcacccttgcatcaaattacaaaaaaaaaaataaataaaaaaaaaccggTTAAAgctaatgcattttttcttttgctatctgagcaaatgggaatgcaaaaaatatatttgttttactcTCTCATTCACTGCActtcaagttaacccaactatgatgacttccactgctgagaaacccggaaatgtgaaaagggtctatTAGTGATGTTACGCTGGATGCTGTACCACACAGCAAGTTACCGACATGAATAGATGCCCCATTGAGGTGAGTTTTATCTTTCACTGTGGAAATTACAATAATAGAATAGAGACAATAGAGTAAAGATAATAGACTACAGGCAATAATTCATATAGGATAGAGTTGACATTAAAAGAATAATTACAAGAAATGGGAGGTATATTCTgctgattttaaataaattaataaaacctcAGTAActatacaatttttttcaagTGTCCACAAAGAAGccaattaactaaaataaactaaaccacTTTATACCACATTACATTTCAATCCTATTGTATctgattaattttcaaaaattccAAAATATTCAACCATTTATATCCATATATCCATATAGTTCCATATCaagaaaacaaatatgacaaacaatagtataaaaatgacaaactatttccatgtttttttcccccaataaatTAGCCTTCATTATGGCACGCTGTCATACATACAGGTacagatgcacacacaaacataaacgttaaaattattttaattattttgcattatttttcaataattcaatagcctgttgtcaattattccttacttcattttaattttcccagtggaaatgcatcattcatttcaTTGTCACTACAATCCCCCAGCATATGGATATGTATGGAGAGCTGAACTgctcaaaattaaataatgaaatatacattatactactcttttatcattaaaaagataatgaaataattaaatacactaagttcttaaaataaatcactaagataaatcaataaatgtcaCTTGTCATTTTAGCACTAGGTCGCATGGGTGGATTTTTGATCATTTGCcaaattctgccctgcatgcttTATTAGTTTGTGTGTTGGTTGTCTCTCTGTATGGCTGTCTAAACAAAAAATTTTGTACCTCAGATCAGTTGATGTGTGTCCTCCCTCAAGTTGTACTGGCCGCTCCATAGACCGGTcactcttcatggacacacagctggactccaGTGAGTTTGATCTGTCACTGTGGAATTGAGTGTAATATAATAGACAATAGCAGAGATAATAGAGACATGAATTCATAAAgttgctttaatatatataatttatctgcCTTGTACCTCAGATCAGTTGATGTGTGTCCTCCCTCAAGTTGCACTGGCTGCTCCATAGACCGGTcactcttcatggacacacagctggactcagtTTAATATGATCAATCTatgtgtataatattttaattcatatattgattgtattttacatttacaatagaTAACAAAATAGAGAATCTTTAATatgaaaatctattcaaatattgATTGTATTTTGATTGTTTATGTTGCTAAGGGTGCTGCGCAATGATACACAGGAAGTGGTCAGCTGTGCTTTACcgtgaataaaacacaataaaacacaaatcaaacaccagaaaaaaacacataataaaactatacataaaaaagagatattttgaaaaatttcacTAGTTACTTTACTGGTGCTCTGCTGTGCCaggagatatttaaaaaatttcactAGTTACTTTCACTTTTGTGGCAGAGTCCTTTTATGTCTTACAAATGAGTCATATTTATGTATGATAAATTGCACAGCTTTCAGAAGGACTGTTTAAGGTTATTAGTAAAGAAATACGAAATAAGAAACTTTAATCTTTAATTCAACTTCACATTGAAAGCCCTGCACAATTAATTCCATATTGCAACTTAATTATTGTTTGttgcatatttgtttttagttgtcTATGGACATAATCAAGTTACTATTATTGAAatgttactggaaaaaaaaaacatgtattttataactttatattattttctgcTTTGGCTCTTTTAGGAAACACACAACTTTCCAGGTaggtcttgaccgcattacagtacATTATCACTGCCAATTGATTTCAGTTACTTCAAAGGCCCTTACagcctacaacagcaaaagaaccagAACCCACAGAGATACTGACCAAGAAAACAAATGACAAACAGTAGGATAAATATTCCAAACTATTTCAATGTTTTTCGCACTAAATTAACCTTCATTCGTGTTGTCTTTCTCTGGTTCTCCCTctttacacaaacacaatctgtacagacacacacatggaAACATATATGAAAGTAGCCAcagaaacttgttgtcagcgctgtCTGGCAGCATTATCAATAAAACAGTTTCGCCATTGAAAAGCTTCATGACATTTTTCAGAAGTGAGGTGGTAATGCCATTGGATTTGAAGCAGTTAAACTTACATCTTTATATGTTTTCATCTCTTGCTGAGTTGCTACTACCGAACACTACTGAGAGCAAtacggtctctctctctctctatcgtaACTGCATATCAGTAACTCAAGTCTTTCTTACTAgctctaaaattacattttggaattagcaacAAAGCCATGAGATGAGATGAGTAGTAATATAGTCCTCTGCACAagacaaatgtcttgaaataaaatctaaattctaaCTGATGTCATGAGGTGTGGTTACCATGATGAAgtagaattattaaaaaaaaaaaaaaatccattatttttcaataattcaatcGCTTGTCTCAATTATTCATTACTTCATTTGAATTTTTCCTAGTGGCAAtgcataatttgaataaaaaaaaataaaactgatgatTTCACAATTGATTGTCACTACAATCTCCTAGCATATGGATACGTATGGAGGGCTgaattactcaaaattaaataatgaaatattcattatactattcatttgtcattaaaaagataatgaaataattaaatacacttaaaataaatgataaaatcactaaataaatcaataaatgccaCTTGTGTTATTTGTCAATTTAGCACTAGTTTGCATCTGCCAATAATTCTCAACACTGTTAAGAACAGTCGAGACACCTACAGTAAGTCAGTgttatttacagcatttatttcagcCAGTATTGCCCTTACATTgtctgtatgggtcaaaatgatgtTGTTGTCAACAGTTTGGTTCTGCAagtgttgtgttattttttttctaaacctgACATTGCATGTTATAAATATTGATGCTCAATCACAAATTGCTTGTGATttgtatgtcgctttggatagaagcatctgctaaataaataaatgtacattttgcattcCACTGTGCTGCTGGTTTTGTattagaaattataatttaatataattgtgcTAGACAGATGTGTTTGGCTTTTGCTACTCAGTCTTGTTTCTTTTTCAGCATTTTGCATATGACTGCTgcgtttttaaaatactttgtcaagttaataaagcaataagccccaattATCCATGGTTTAAAGTCATTTTAGAACAATTACGGTGTTAAAAAAGCCTGAAATCACATTGGATTCATTCGGACTGATAACAATCTCTGTCTGGACAGCATTCttgcaatgtacttttctgagaAGAGCAATTACACAAGACTCAAATAATCAGACACTGCTGTTTTTTTACGTAACATATTTGCCATTATGAATTATGATACAGCTTGGTTTGCTGGTCTATTGGGTGAGATTACTTTCTTTTCACCACCACCATGTCAGGAACATCAGTGATGGGGGTCAGCAATGAAATATCTGGACTGAAGCTCTGGACCAGCTGTGAGAAGGAACCTGATCCTGTGTTCAATTCTACTGCAGAGCCTTACAATAGTATTAGTGGAGGTCACTGAGTTTTAATTGCTTCCAGATTTTGATtgatttcttattaattttgtaAGTTTGATAATTTGCcaaattctgccctgcatgcttTATTAGTTGTGTGTTGGTTGTCTCTCTGTATGTCTgtccaaacaaaaaaagttgCACCTCAGATCAGTTGATGTGTGTCCTCCCTCAAATTGTACTGGCTGCTCCATAGACCGGTcactcttcatggacacacagctggactccgGTGAGTTTGATCTGTCACTGTGGAAATGAGTGTAATATAATAGACAACAGCAGAGATAATAGAGACATGAATTCATAAagttactttaatatatataaatggtctGCCTTGTACCTCAGATCAGTTGATGTGTGTCCTCCCTCAAGTTGCACTGGCTGCTCCATAGACCGGTcactcttcatggacacacagctCAGAATAGAgacaataaaacagaatataCATAACAAAATAAAGTCAAGAATTCATGACACTGATTTTTCAaggagtttacatttacatttaatcatttagcagacgcttttctccaaagcgacttacaaatgagaacagtagaaacaatcagatcaacgagagaacaacaacggtatacaagtgctatgacaagcctcagttagtctagtacagaacatgaatatgatagacaagaaaaagaaaaggtaagtactagtattagttggttaagtgcaggcaaaaaagaatATTCCAAAGAATTAActctttaatatgaaaatatatagatatCAAAATAGAGTCAAGAATTCATGATGCTGATTTTTCAAGGAGATAACTCTTTAATATGAAAATCTTGTCTATTCAAAAGAAGCTTAGGAAATGTCTAAGAGTGATGATATTTTCCAGAGATACTATCTATATATCCATCTACctgtctatctaactatctacctacctgtctgtctgtctgtctgtctgtctatttatctatctatctccctgtacaatgtattttctgtaaaattaagATCATATGAAGACTTAAATTTACCTGCATTCTGGAGaaatatcttgttttaatttttgtttgtcctCCATGATTCAGTCAGTCTTCATGGAGCTGCATCTGTTTGCTTGATGAGTCAAAAACACTGATTGAGACAAAATgacatacaaaacacaaaagataCAAATTTATGAATCTGCAATTTTTTCTGTTTACTTATAGGCACTCAAGCTGCTCAGtgttgttacatttttgttgcaGTTAGAttacagtagcctacaatgtTTTAATACAGGCTAAAAACTACACTTGCAgtacaaagataaataaataaaaaattaaaaaaaaagcaacattcaaaaaaaaacacttaaaaaaaagcaaccaaaccaaaacattaagaaaacttatatataattttatatataaatgttttcttcatagagtgaattttaaaatacattcaattaaattgaaacacacccacacccatacacacacacacacacacacagacagacattaaAGCGAAAATTGTTAAGATGTGTATCCAGAACGACGTTCAAAAATAACACGTCGTATTTTGGTTTCATTATACTTTTTGTTTTAGATGTGTTTCCAGAACAACGTTTAAAAGTAGTCTATATGTTCCCAAT
The Cyprinus carpio isolate SPL01 chromosome A19, ASM1834038v1, whole genome shotgun sequence genome window above contains:
- the LOC109074928 gene encoding NLR family CARD domain-containing protein 3-like; protein product: MKSDRSMEQPVQLEGGHTSTDLSDRSNSLESSCVSMKSDRSMERPVQLEGGHTSTDLSTFRLNLLKKFQCLCEGTATQGNPTLLNEIYTELYITESESGEINNEHEVRQIETHSRRTATEDTPIKYNNIFRPLPRQDKAIRTVLTKGVAGIGKTVSVQKFIVDWAEGKENQDVQLIFPLPFRELNLMKDKTLSLSDLLYNFFPETKQMEISSDEYKVLFIFDGLDECRLSLDFQSDVRLCDVSESASVDELLINLIVGNLLPSALIWITSRPAAADLIPSECVHRVTEVRGFNEPLKEEYFRKRISDQSLANKVISHLKSSRSLFIMCHIPVFCWISATVLEKMLSRAETGEIPKTLTQMYTHFLIIQTNIKHEKDYETKVKDKDMILRLGKLAFEQLVKGNLIFYEEDMRECGIDETEASVYSGLCTQIFGEESGLNQGKVFCFVHLTIQEHLAALYAHFFTNNINLFEKTKESLLSEILNLRKYVSLSEMHRKAVDEALQSKNGHLDLFLRFLVGLSLESNQTLLRELLTRTGRCSYNKEETVQYIKQKIMENRSPERSINLFHCLNELGDDSLMQEIQDYLTSKKIRETRLSSSQWSALVYVLLTSEQEMDVFVLKKFIGSQNTADEVILKLLPVIKESRSVQLYDCGVTDKGCVDLTSALRSNPSHLRELNLSKNNLGDSGVKLLSDGLKDTYCKLETLQ